In the genome of Altererythrobacter sp. TH136, one region contains:
- a CDS encoding extensin family protein, whose protein sequence is MTRLAVLILAFALSGCGSLVPEGRAPARPQAQAPRPVAVSGEQRQCLADLGARGANVSPVADRYYGAGCSTLSTVNLSAVHGDVGEFRLTNLGPVSCRLAETTAAWARFGVDRAARQVLGSPLARIETLGSYSCRDVAGSGRRSAHATANAIDISAFVLADGRRISVLGDWSGGDAATQRFLRLVHLSACKRFGTVLGPDYNAAHKDHFHVESGRQGGFCR, encoded by the coding sequence ATGACGCGCCTCGCCGTTCTCATTCTTGCCTTCGCACTGTCCGGCTGCGGCAGCCTGGTGCCCGAAGGCCGCGCGCCCGCCAGGCCCCAGGCTCAGGCGCCCCGCCCTGTCGCTGTGAGCGGCGAGCAGCGCCAATGCCTCGCCGATCTGGGAGCCAGGGGTGCGAACGTCTCGCCCGTGGCTGATCGATACTATGGCGCGGGCTGTTCTACCCTGAGCACTGTCAATCTGAGCGCCGTCCACGGCGACGTCGGCGAGTTTCGGCTGACCAATCTGGGTCCGGTCAGTTGCCGCTTGGCGGAGACCACCGCCGCCTGGGCGCGCTTTGGAGTGGACCGGGCGGCGCGCCAGGTTCTCGGCAGCCCCCTCGCCCGGATCGAAACCTTGGGCAGCTATTCCTGCCGCGATGTCGCCGGCAGCGGGCGGCGATCGGCGCACGCGACCGCCAACGCGATCGACATTTCGGCATTCGTGCTGGCCGACGGTCGCCGGATCAGCGTGCTGGGCGACTGGAGCGGCGGCGATGCGGCGACGCAGCGGTTCCTCCGGCTCGTCCACCTGAGCGCCTGCAAGCGCTTCGGCACCGTGCTCGGCCCGGATTACAACGCGGCACACAAGGACCACTTCCATGTCGAGAGCGGTCGCCAGGGCGGGTTCTGCCGCTAA
- the putP gene encoding sodium/proline symporter PutP, with protein MQTGVLISLVVYFILMLAIGVYAWRKTSGDSEGYLLAGRNLSPSVTALSAGASDMSGWLLLGLPGALYASGLVEAWIAAGLFVGALVNWIVVAPRLRRQTEELGDALTIPEFLGNRFPDKAVALRLTSAIIVVLFFTVYTAAGMVGGGKLFATAFGGDYMTGVWITTVVVLAYTMIGGFLAVSLTDFVQGCIMFLALVLMPLVIMFGPGGSAGGSIAAVPQEGFRSLTHGLTAVGWLSAVTWGLGYFGQPHIIVRFMAIRSVNEVPTARNIGMVWMGVCLLGAIGIGLAGRAYVNRNGLVLDDPETIFILLANLLFHPLVTGFLYAALLAAIMSTISSQLLVSSSSLTEDFYRLFLRKQASEREAVTVGRLSVLVVALMGIAIAADPDSQVLGLVAHAWAGFGAAFGPMIVLALTWRRMTGAGAVAGLVTGAVVVIAWIALGWDQAFFGGPGVYEILPGFVASWLAIVVVSRAGRPAPSVEAAPTIH; from the coding sequence ATGCAGACCGGCGTCCTCATCTCCCTGGTGGTTTACTTCATCCTGATGCTCGCGATCGGCGTGTACGCCTGGCGCAAGACAAGTGGTGACAGCGAGGGGTACCTGCTGGCCGGGCGCAACCTGTCACCTTCGGTCACCGCGCTGTCCGCAGGCGCATCGGACATGTCAGGCTGGCTGCTTCTAGGACTGCCCGGCGCGCTCTACGCGAGCGGACTGGTGGAAGCGTGGATCGCCGCGGGCTTGTTCGTCGGCGCGCTGGTCAACTGGATCGTGGTTGCCCCGCGTCTGCGCCGGCAGACCGAGGAACTGGGTGATGCGCTGACCATCCCCGAATTCCTCGGCAACCGCTTTCCCGACAAGGCGGTGGCGCTGCGGCTGACCAGCGCCATCATCGTGGTGCTGTTCTTCACGGTCTATACCGCTGCCGGCATGGTCGGGGGCGGCAAGCTGTTCGCCACTGCATTCGGCGGCGATTACATGACGGGGGTCTGGATCACTACCGTAGTCGTCCTGGCCTATACGATGATCGGAGGATTCCTCGCGGTCAGCCTGACCGACTTCGTGCAGGGCTGCATCATGTTCCTGGCGCTGGTGCTGATGCCGCTGGTGATCATGTTCGGCCCCGGCGGAAGCGCCGGCGGATCGATCGCCGCGGTGCCGCAGGAAGGCTTTCGCAGCCTGACGCACGGTCTCACCGCGGTCGGCTGGCTTTCGGCGGTGACCTGGGGACTGGGCTACTTTGGCCAGCCGCACATCATCGTGCGCTTCATGGCGATCCGCTCGGTCAACGAGGTGCCGACCGCCCGCAATATCGGCATGGTGTGGATGGGCGTGTGCCTGCTGGGGGCGATCGGCATCGGGCTTGCCGGCCGCGCCTATGTGAACCGCAACGGATTGGTGCTGGACGATCCCGAGACGATCTTCATTCTGCTCGCGAACCTGTTGTTCCATCCGCTTGTGACCGGGTTCCTTTATGCCGCGCTGCTGGCCGCAATCATGAGCACGATCAGCTCGCAGCTGCTGGTCTCGTCGAGTTCGCTGACCGAGGATTTCTACCGCCTGTTCCTGCGCAAGCAGGCGAGCGAGCGGGAAGCGGTCACGGTGGGCCGGCTCAGCGTTCTGGTGGTTGCCCTGATGGGGATCGCGATCGCCGCCGATCCGGATAGCCAGGTGCTGGGCCTGGTGGCGCATGCCTGGGCCGGCTTTGGCGCGGCTTTTGGGCCGATGATCGTATTGGCGCTGACCTGGCGGCGGATGACCGGCGCCGGGGCGGTGGCCGGACTCGTCACGGGCGCCGTGGTGGTCATCGCGTGGATCGCGCTCGGGTGGGATCAGGCGTTCTTCGGCGGGCCGGGAGTGTATGAGATCCTCCCTGGCTTCGTCGCGTCGTGGCTGGCGATCGTCGTGGTCAGCCGCGCCGGCCGCCCGGCACCTTCGGTCGAGGCCGCGCCGACAATCCATTAG
- a CDS encoding outer membrane beta-barrel protein has protein sequence MFRTLASTSALAVAVAFAQPALAQDAGPYFNGPYVSVAGGLDTQASDSRRLRFDTDLDGTYGDVVRTAAGANAFGPGFCSGTAVGSTAAAGCSSDDDEIGYAVRAGFDFRQPDSPLVAGLLVEASGSNAVDYSSGFSTTPASYTFSRELDYSIALRSRAGISPGDGRGLFYITGGVAYARINHDFVTTNTANSFTVVNDDDMRFGVQAGAGAELMITPSIGIGLEYLYSRYDDDKAYVAVGKGTAGATNPFLLVNSTGTNLRPSRTDLDLQSFRGTVSFHF, from the coding sequence ATGTTCCGCACATTAGCTTCAACCTCGGCGCTCGCCGTTGCCGTGGCGTTCGCCCAACCCGCGCTGGCGCAGGATGCCGGGCCTTACTTCAATGGACCGTACGTTTCGGTCGCGGGTGGACTGGATACACAAGCCAGCGATTCGCGGCGTCTGCGGTTCGACACTGACCTTGATGGCACGTATGGCGATGTCGTCCGCACCGCGGCGGGCGCGAATGCTTTCGGACCCGGTTTCTGCAGCGGCACTGCCGTGGGTTCGACCGCGGCGGCCGGCTGCTCCAGCGACGATGACGAGATCGGCTATGCCGTCCGGGCCGGCTTCGATTTCCGGCAGCCTGACAGTCCGCTGGTCGCCGGGCTTCTGGTCGAGGCGAGCGGTTCGAACGCGGTGGATTACTCCAGCGGGTTCAGCACCACACCCGCCAGCTATACTTTCTCGCGCGAGCTCGATTACTCCATCGCACTGCGCAGCCGGGCGGGTATCTCGCCGGGTGACGGCCGGGGACTGTTCTACATCACCGGCGGCGTGGCCTATGCCCGCATCAATCATGACTTCGTCACGACCAACACGGCCAACTCGTTCACCGTGGTCAACGACGACGACATGCGCTTTGGCGTGCAGGCCGGTGCCGGCGCGGAACTGATGATCACGCCCAGCATCGGGATCGGGCTGGAGTACCTCTACTCGCGCTACGATGACGACAAGGCATACGTCGCCGTTGGCAAGGGCACGGCAGGCGCAACCAACCCGTTCCTGCTGGTCAATTCCACCGGAACCAACCTGCGCCCTTCACGGACGGACCTCGACCTGCAGTCGTTCCGCGGCACCGTGAGCTTCCACTTCTAA
- a CDS encoding proteasome-type protease — protein MTYCVGMVLDKGLVMMSDTRTNSGVDNISVFRKMISWQVAGERIITVMTAGNLATTQAVISQLEERDKQPGERHNTVFEAKTMFQVATEIGRLLRKTIEERQGANGVAGQGRFTGSIIVAGQIKGMEPRLFLIYPEGNFIEASWDTPFFQIGETKYGRPILIRAYDREMSFEDAVKLLLVSFDSTLKANLSVGLPLDLMVIERDAFAATHERRITHDDPYYHAIANGWGEALKDAFTGLPDYSFFTPDQAGG, from the coding sequence GTGCTCGACAAGGGGCTGGTGATGATGAGCGACACCCGCACCAATTCGGGTGTCGACAACATCTCGGTGTTTCGCAAGATGATCAGCTGGCAGGTCGCCGGCGAACGGATCATCACGGTGATGACCGCGGGGAACCTGGCCACGACCCAGGCTGTGATCAGCCAGCTGGAAGAGCGCGACAAGCAGCCGGGCGAACGGCACAACACCGTCTTCGAGGCCAAGACGATGTTCCAGGTCGCGACCGAGATCGGCCGGCTTCTGCGCAAGACGATCGAGGAGCGGCAGGGGGCGAACGGCGTGGCAGGACAGGGCCGCTTCACCGGCTCGATCATCGTGGCGGGCCAGATCAAGGGGATGGAGCCGCGCCTGTTCCTGATCTACCCGGAAGGCAATTTCATCGAAGCGAGCTGGGACACGCCGTTCTTTCAGATTGGGGAGACCAAATACGGCCGCCCGATCCTGATCCGTGCGTATGACCGCGAGATGAGCTTCGAGGATGCGGTCAAGCTGCTGTTGGTGAGCTTCGATTCCACGCTTAAGGCGAACCTTTCGGTCGGATTGCCGCTCGACCTGATGGTGATCGAAAGGGATGCCTTTGCCGCCACGCACGAGCGGCGGATCACGCATGACGATCCATACTATCACGCGATCGCGAACGGGTGGGGGGAAGCCTTGAAAGACGCATTCACCGGATTGCCCGATTACAGCTTCTTCACGCCGGACCAGGCAGGCGGTTGA
- a CDS encoding LuxR C-terminal-related transcriptional regulator, producing the protein MNERHIIHFVEPDTRLRADLARVTFAAGHHAEVYADLAELADHPPQRGIIALRDDTDASTVRERLDLLAGRGLWLPAVVMGEHPTTDRIVAAIKAGALDYLPLPLLPARLDAMLATIGDEAHAHAEARRRMVEARSRIGSLSAREREVLDWLTRGSSNKTIARELAISPRTVEIHRANMMHKLGAAHPADAVRLQIEARLSEDRQRAS; encoded by the coding sequence ATGAACGAACGGCACATCATCCACTTCGTCGAACCCGATACGCGGCTGCGCGCCGATCTCGCCCGCGTCACATTCGCCGCCGGCCATCACGCGGAAGTCTATGCCGACCTGGCGGAACTGGCGGACCATCCCCCGCAGCGCGGCATCATTGCCCTGCGGGACGATACCGACGCCAGCACGGTCCGTGAACGGCTCGACCTGCTGGCGGGACGCGGGTTGTGGCTGCCGGCCGTGGTGATGGGCGAGCACCCCACGACCGACCGGATCGTCGCCGCGATCAAGGCGGGCGCGCTCGACTATCTACCGCTGCCCCTCCTGCCCGCCCGTCTTGATGCGATGCTGGCCACCATCGGCGATGAAGCCCACGCGCATGCCGAGGCCCGCCGCCGGATGGTCGAAGCGCGCAGCCGGATCGGCAGCCTGTCGGCGCGGGAGCGCGAGGTGCTGGACTGGTTGACCCGGGGGAGCAGCAACAAGACGATCGCGCGCGAACTGGCGATCAGCCCCCGTACGGTCGAAATCCACCGCGCCAACATGATGCACAAGCTGGGCGCCGCGCATCCGGCTGATGCGGTGCGCTTGCAGATCGAAGCGCGGCTCAGCGAAGATCGGCAACGCGCCAGTTAG
- the typA gene encoding translational GTPase TypA, translated as MNLRNVAIIAHVDHGKTTLVDQLFRQSGTFRDNQRVEERAMDSNDLEKERGITILAKPTSVEWAPEGSDEHIRINIVDTPGHADFGAEVERILSMVDGVILLVDSSEGAMPQTKFVTGKALALGLRPIVVVNKVDRPDQRIQEVLDEVFDLFVSLDASDEQLDFPVLYASGRNGYASEDPDRREGNLTPLFEKIVSHVPAPQADFDGPFKFLVTLLDRDNFLGRILTGKVQSGTVKINSPIHALDSSGKVIETGRASKLLAYRGLDRVPVDEARAGDIISIAGLAVATVSNTIADPSVSEPLHAQPIDPPTLSMRFAVNDSPFAGREGTKVTSRMIRDRLEREAESNVAIRVTESADKDAFEVAGRGELQLGVVIETMRREGFELGISRPRVLYREDENGNRTEPYETVVIDVDDEHSGTVVEKMAIRKGEMIDMRPSGGGKTRITFSAPSRGLIGYHGEFLSDTRGTGIMNRLFEKYGPHKGQIEGRPVGVLISNGTGEAVGYALNMLEERGQLFVRPQEKIYEGMIIGENAKPEDLEVNPMKSKQLTNFRSTGKDDAIRLTPPRVMTLEQAIAYIDDDEMVEVTPKSIRLRKAFLDPHERKKARRSGS; from the coding sequence ATGAACCTTCGCAACGTGGCGATCATCGCCCACGTCGATCATGGCAAGACCACGCTCGTCGACCAGCTGTTCCGCCAGTCCGGCACCTTCCGCGATAACCAGCGCGTTGAAGAGCGGGCGATGGACTCCAACGACCTCGAGAAGGAACGCGGGATCACGATCCTGGCGAAGCCGACCTCGGTCGAATGGGCGCCGGAAGGCTCCGACGAGCATATCCGCATCAACATCGTCGATACGCCGGGCCACGCCGATTTCGGGGCCGAGGTCGAGCGGATCCTGTCGATGGTCGACGGGGTGATCCTGCTGGTCGACAGCTCCGAAGGCGCGATGCCGCAGACCAAGTTCGTCACCGGCAAGGCGCTGGCGCTGGGCCTGCGTCCGATCGTGGTGGTGAACAAGGTGGATCGCCCCGACCAGCGCATCCAGGAAGTGCTCGACGAGGTGTTCGATCTGTTCGTCAGCCTCGACGCCTCTGACGAGCAGCTCGATTTTCCCGTGCTCTACGCTTCGGGCCGCAACGGTTATGCCAGCGAGGATCCCGATCGGCGCGAGGGCAACCTGACGCCGCTGTTCGAAAAGATCGTCAGCCACGTCCCCGCCCCGCAGGCAGACTTCGACGGACCGTTCAAGTTCCTGGTGACCTTGCTGGACCGCGACAACTTCCTCGGGCGCATCCTGACCGGCAAGGTTCAATCCGGCACGGTCAAGATCAACTCGCCGATCCACGCGCTCGACAGCAGCGGCAAGGTGATCGAGACGGGCCGTGCCAGCAAGCTGCTGGCTTATCGCGGACTCGACCGCGTGCCGGTCGACGAGGCGCGTGCCGGCGACATCATCTCGATCGCGGGCCTGGCTGTGGCGACCGTGTCCAACACCATCGCCGATCCTTCGGTCAGCGAGCCGCTTCACGCACAACCGATCGACCCGCCCACCCTGTCGATGCGCTTCGCCGTCAACGACAGCCCCTTCGCCGGGCGTGAGGGAACCAAGGTCACCAGCCGCATGATCCGTGACCGGCTGGAGCGCGAAGCGGAAAGCAACGTCGCCATCCGCGTCACCGAAAGCGCCGACAAGGACGCGTTCGAGGTCGCCGGCCGCGGCGAGCTTCAGCTGGGCGTGGTGATCGAGACGATGCGCCGCGAAGGCTTCGAACTCGGCATCAGCCGCCCGCGCGTGCTGTACCGCGAAGACGAGAACGGCAACCGGACCGAGCCGTACGAAACGGTCGTGATCGACGTCGATGACGAGCATTCGGGCACGGTCGTCGAGAAGATGGCCATCCGCAAGGGCGAGATGATCGACATGCGCCCGAGCGGCGGCGGCAAGACCCGCATCACCTTCTCCGCTCCGAGCCGCGGACTGATCGGCTATCACGGCGAATTCCTGTCCGACACGCGCGGCACCGGGATCATGAACCGCCTGTTCGAGAAGTACGGCCCCCACAAGGGCCAGATCGAAGGGCGCCCGGTCGGCGTGCTGATCTCCAACGGAACCGGCGAGGCGGTCGGCTACGCGCTCAACATGCTCGAGGAACGCGGGCAGCTGTTCGTGCGGCCGCAGGAAAAGATCTACGAAGGGATGATCATCGGCGAGAACGCCAAGCCGGAAGACCTTGAGGTCAACCCGATGAAGTCCAAGCAGCTGACCAACTTCCGCTCGACGGGCAAGGACGATGCAATCCGCCTCACTCCGCCGCGCGTGATGACGCTGGAACAGGCGATCGCCTACATCGACGACGACGAGATGGTCGAGGTGACGCCCAAGAGCATCCGGCTGCGGAAGGCTTTCCTGGACCCGCACGAGCGGAAGAAGGCCCGCCGCTCGGGCAGCTAG